From the Pseudodesulfovibrio alkaliphilus genome, one window contains:
- a CDS encoding BMP family ABC transporter substrate-binding protein, with translation MKKMMKLIAASALSLALMLSLFACAEAPEEIKAEAPAKSEATPDGATEAAEEAAPAEEKTVKAGFVYVSPVGDAGYSYAHDLGRKAVEALDFATTSYVESVPEGADSERVIRNMARKDFDIIFTTSFGYMDPTIKVAKEFPGVRFMHCSGFKKSENVNNYFGRIYQARYLTGLVAGAMTKSNRLGYVAAFPIPEVIRGINAYALGVRQSNPEAEVRVVWTKTWYDPALEKDAAKSLLDAGCDVIAQHQDSPAPQEAAQEAGAYSVGYNSDMSSFAPKAHLTSAMWNWAPMYVKTVEQVRDGSWQGDQALWWSMRDGVVDIAPMGPMVPEDVKTMVLAKRDEMMNGVDTVFAGPIKNQQGEIAVPEGTSMTDEEMLGMTWFVEGVVGSAE, from the coding sequence ATGAAAAAAATGATGAAACTTATCGCTGCGTCCGCCCTGTCGCTGGCGCTCATGCTGTCCCTTTTCGCCTGCGCCGAAGCACCCGAGGAGATTAAGGCCGAGGCACCGGCCAAATCCGAGGCTACCCCCGACGGAGCCACCGAGGCTGCGGAAGAGGCCGCTCCTGCCGAGGAGAAGACGGTCAAAGCCGGATTTGTTTACGTCTCGCCCGTGGGCGATGCGGGCTACTCCTATGCCCATGATCTGGGCCGCAAGGCCGTTGAGGCTCTGGATTTTGCCACAACGTCCTATGTCGAGTCCGTGCCCGAAGGCGCCGACTCCGAGCGCGTCATTCGCAACATGGCCCGCAAGGATTTCGACATCATCTTCACCACCAGCTTCGGCTACATGGACCCGACCATCAAGGTGGCCAAGGAATTTCCCGGCGTCCGGTTCATGCACTGCTCCGGCTTCAAGAAGTCCGAGAACGTCAACAACTACTTCGGCCGCATCTATCAGGCTCGTTACCTGACAGGTCTGGTGGCCGGTGCCATGACCAAGTCCAACAGGCTCGGTTACGTGGCCGCCTTCCCCATTCCCGAAGTCATCCGCGGCATCAACGCCTATGCCCTGGGTGTGCGTCAGTCCAACCCCGAGGCCGAGGTGCGCGTGGTCTGGACCAAGACTTGGTATGACCCGGCTCTGGAGAAGGACGCTGCCAAGAGCCTGCTCGACGCGGGTTGCGATGTCATCGCACAGCATCAGGATTCCCCGGCCCCGCAGGAAGCAGCACAGGAAGCCGGAGCCTACTCTGTAGGCTACAATTCCGACATGTCTTCCTTTGCGCCCAAGGCGCACCTGACCTCGGCCATGTGGAACTGGGCGCCCATGTATGTCAAGACGGTGGAACAGGTGCGCGACGGCTCCTGGCAGGGCGATCAGGCGCTGTGGTGGTCCATGCGTGACGGTGTGGTGGACATCGCGCCCATGGGGCCGATGGTCCCAGAGGATGTCAAGACCATGGTGCTGGCCAAGCGCGACGAGATGATGAACGGCGTTGACACCGTGTTCGCCGGTCCCATCAAGAACCAGCAGGGCGAGATCGCCGTTCCCGAGGGAACTTCCATGACTGACGAGGAAATGCTCGGCATGACCTGGTTCGTGGAAGGCGTCGTCGGTTCGGCCGAGTAA
- a CDS encoding cofactor-independent phosphoglycerate mutase has protein sequence MKLLYLVADGMGDWPLEELGGKTCMEAAHTPYMDELARTGIVGRAKTVPDDMPPGSDVANMSLLGFDPARHHTGRGPIEAAAQGLVLDPDDLVWRLNLVTVSKLTIDGYMRDYSSGHISTEVSRPVIEALQQKLGNDTYVFYPGVQYRHLLVQKGGALTDDARLKINPPHDITDKPIKYDLRAFSRSSPLWDLVFEAADLLADRDINMSMANAIWPWGQGRPLMLPDFAEIFGLRGAVISAVDLIKGLGNASGMRVLDIEGATGLLDTNYQGKVDATLNFLENNDFAFVHLEGPDECGHGGNAAEKVEAINRFDARVVAPLLAALKGRDVGFIVTCDHFTPIAERTHTTDPVPFIINGPGCPASGVDGFSEKTAASTGLILDKGHDLLPFALKTLGMRV, from the coding sequence ATGAAACTTCTCTATCTTGTTGCCGACGGCATGGGCGACTGGCCTCTCGAGGAACTGGGCGGCAAAACCTGCATGGAGGCGGCGCACACCCCTTATATGGACGAGCTGGCCAGGACCGGCATTGTCGGCCGCGCCAAAACTGTGCCCGATGACATGCCCCCCGGCTCGGACGTGGCCAACATGTCCCTGCTCGGCTTTGATCCGGCCCGTCACCACACCGGCCGCGGTCCCATCGAGGCGGCCGCCCAGGGCCTCGTCCTCGACCCGGACGACCTTGTCTGGCGGCTCAATCTGGTCACTGTCTCCAAACTGACCATTGACGGCTACATGCGCGACTACTCCTCCGGCCACATCTCCACCGAGGTTTCGCGCCCGGTCATCGAGGCCCTGCAACAAAAGCTTGGCAACGACACCTACGTCTTTTATCCAGGCGTCCAGTACCGACACCTGCTTGTCCAGAAGGGCGGCGCCTTGACCGATGACGCCCGACTCAAGATCAATCCGCCACACGATATCACCGACAAGCCCATCAAGTACGATCTGCGAGCCTTTTCCCGCAGCTCGCCACTCTGGGACCTCGTCTTTGAGGCGGCCGACCTGCTTGCCGATCGGGATATCAACATGAGCATGGCCAACGCCATATGGCCATGGGGTCAGGGCCGTCCCCTCATGCTACCCGACTTCGCCGAAATCTTCGGCCTGCGAGGCGCGGTCATCTCGGCTGTGGACCTGATCAAGGGATTGGGCAATGCCTCGGGAATGCGTGTCCTTGACATAGAAGGGGCCACCGGCCTGCTCGACACCAATTATCAGGGCAAGGTCGACGCCACCCTCAACTTTCTTGAAAATAACGATTTCGCCTTCGTCCACCTTGAAGGGCCGGACGAGTGCGGTCACGGCGGGAACGCAGCCGAGAAGGTCGAGGCCATCAACCGTTTCGACGCCCGTGTCGTCGCCCCGCTGCTGGCCGCCCTCAAGGGCCGCGACGTGGGCTTCATCGTCACCTGCGATCACTTCACGCCAATCGCCGAGCGCACCCACACCACGGACCCGGTCCCCTTCATCATCAACGGCCCCGGCTGCCCAGCCTCGGGCGTGGATGGATTCAGCGAAAAGACGGCCGCAAGCACCGGCCTGATCCTGGACAAAGGGCATGACCTGCTGCCCTTTGCCCTCAAGACCTTGGGGATGCGGGTATGA
- a CDS encoding amidohydrolase family protein, whose amino-acid sequence MFIDAHMHAFHPKIAQKALAQLDDHYTITPVGTGTLDDLLNRLDRAHLDSAVVLTAATTPAQVIPANDWALSIKRDHPRLIPFGTVHPGFKAMEDELDRLEENGIKGLKFHPDFQGFRLDDPALYNVMEMVGDRFVCLFHVGDTLPPDDNPSCPRKLAQLRKVFPAPVMIAAHMGGYRHWEYALEHLAATDVLVDSSSTLDFVDDAMLLRLYRAFGSRRILFGSDYPLFDPGCEIEQLRRRLSLSTIELEAILGNAADILMPGNATFFSDNDHSDAA is encoded by the coding sequence ATGTTCATCGATGCCCACATGCACGCCTTTCATCCAAAAATCGCACAAAAGGCACTCGCTCAACTGGATGACCACTACACCATCACCCCGGTGGGCACCGGCACCTTGGACGATCTGCTGAACCGGCTTGACCGGGCGCATCTTGACTCGGCCGTGGTCCTTACCGCCGCCACCACCCCGGCCCAGGTCATTCCGGCCAACGACTGGGCGCTGTCCATCAAACGGGACCATCCCCGGCTCATCCCTTTCGGCACGGTTCATCCCGGCTTCAAGGCCATGGAAGACGAGCTAGACAGGCTGGAGGAAAACGGGATCAAGGGCTTGAAATTCCACCCGGATTTTCAGGGTTTTCGACTCGACGATCCGGCACTGTACAATGTCATGGAAATGGTCGGAGACCGATTCGTCTGCCTTTTCCATGTTGGCGACACCCTGCCGCCCGACGACAATCCCTCATGCCCGAGAAAACTTGCCCAATTGCGCAAGGTCTTCCCGGCTCCGGTCATGATCGCCGCTCACATGGGCGGTTACCGCCACTGGGAATACGCCCTGGAACATCTGGCGGCCACGGACGTGCTGGTGGATTCGTCAAGCACCCTGGATTTCGTGGACGACGCCATGTTGCTGCGCCTCTACCGCGCCTTTGGCAGCCGCCGTATCCTCTTTGGCAGTGATTATCCCCTGTTCGATCCGGGCTGCGAGATTGAGCAGCTCCGGCGACGCCTTAGCCTCTCCACTATAGAGCTTGAGGCCATCCTGGGCAACGCTGCTGATATCCTGATGCCGGGAAATGCCACCTTTTTCTCTGATAACGATCACTCGGATGCTGCCTGA
- a CDS encoding ABC transporter permease, with product MALKIRKRDEPWKWGALVIFLGALLFSLVVSGLLLAGQGKDALQGMLILWEGSFGNLWALEGALLKAIPLFLCSLGVAVAFRMQIWNIGAEGQFALGAIGATWMALSFPHLPWYGLMPLMFIMAFLLGGTWAFIPAVLKLKLRVNEIISTLMLNYIAILLLDYLVFGVWKDPTSFGFPMTPEFTSGAVIVGIGTSRVHWGLLFCAVVGTGLWAFMRFTRLGFELKASGEGARVARYAKIRYGLLTMFVMCLSGGFAGWAGCIETSAVLNRLQPSLMVGYGYTAIVVAWLARLEPLNIAFGSFLLAALRVGVENLQLELQIPAAFGVIMEGMILLTVLAGQFFLTYRIERVPLEGEE from the coding sequence ATGGCACTGAAGATACGAAAACGAGATGAACCCTGGAAGTGGGGCGCCCTGGTCATTTTCCTGGGCGCCCTGCTCTTTTCGCTGGTCGTGAGCGGCCTGCTCCTTGCGGGGCAGGGCAAGGACGCCCTGCAGGGGATGCTCATCCTCTGGGAAGGGAGCTTTGGCAATCTCTGGGCCCTTGAGGGGGCGCTGCTCAAAGCCATACCTCTGTTCCTGTGTTCTCTCGGCGTGGCCGTGGCTTTTCGGATGCAAATATGGAACATCGGGGCCGAGGGGCAATTCGCCCTGGGGGCCATCGGGGCCACCTGGATGGCGCTCAGTTTCCCGCATCTGCCATGGTACGGGCTGATGCCGCTCATGTTCATCATGGCCTTCCTGCTGGGCGGAACCTGGGCCTTCATCCCGGCCGTGCTCAAGCTCAAGCTGCGCGTCAACGAGATCATCTCGACATTGATGCTTAACTACATCGCCATCCTCCTTCTTGACTACCTTGTCTTTGGCGTATGGAAGGACCCGACCAGCTTCGGTTTTCCCATGACGCCAGAGTTCACTTCCGGGGCGGTCATCGTGGGCATCGGCACGAGCCGTGTTCATTGGGGTCTGCTCTTCTGCGCCGTGGTTGGCACCGGGTTGTGGGCTTTCATGCGCTTCACCCGTCTCGGTTTCGAGCTCAAGGCCAGCGGAGAGGGAGCCCGCGTGGCCCGCTATGCCAAGATCCGCTACGGTCTGCTGACCATGTTCGTCATGTGTCTCTCCGGCGGATTTGCCGGTTGGGCCGGGTGCATCGAGACCTCGGCCGTGCTCAATCGATTGCAGCCCAGCCTGATGGTGGGGTATGGCTATACGGCTATTGTGGTGGCTTGGCTGGCCCGGCTCGAACCCCTCAATATCGCCTTTGGCTCCTTTCTGCTGGCCGCCCTGCGGGTGGGGGTGGAGAACCTTCAGCTTGAGTTGCAGATCCCGGCCGCCTTCGGCGTGATCATGGAAGGTATGATCCTGCTTACGGTGCTGGCCGGCCAGTTCTTTCTGACTTACCGCATCGAGCGCGTCCCGCTTGAAGGGGAGGAGTGA
- a CDS encoding YgdI/YgdR family lipoprotein, with protein MKRIFAAMLALAMLLSLTACGSKSYEVTTKTGRTFNTQGSPKYDMKSETYTFTDEEGKEVIINQSDVDIIRESGK; from the coding sequence ATGAAACGAATTTTCGCCGCCATGCTGGCCCTTGCCATGCTCCTGTCGCTGACCGCTTGCGGAAGCAAGAGCTATGAAGTCACCACCAAGACGGGTAGGACCTTCAACACCCAAGGCTCGCCCAAGTACGACATGAAGAGCGAGACCTACACGTTCACGGATGAGGAAGGAAAAGAAGTGATCATCAATCAGTCCGACGTGGACATCATCCGCGAAAGCGGCAAGTAG
- a CDS encoding ABC transporter ATP-binding protein — protein MSELRYVRPARVRALPDGAVPVVRLKDVTKRFGKVLANDAINLDIHCGRIKALLGENGAGKSTLMSMLAGRYKPDSGSMEVDGHPVRFESSRDAIAAGIGMVYQNFMLVDSMTVAENVLLGQEGGFFIKPDEMEARVAALAEEYGLAVDVSRRISDLSMGERQLVEILKLLYRKSRILIFDEPTAVLTPEETNRLFEALWRMTEQGKSVIFISHKLEEVIALADEIAILRRGRIEGELDPTAIESKAELASRMVGKEVLLEVDRQPVEIGEPVLEIRDMTGIGLTDVNLEVRQGEIVAVVGVAGNGQKELVEAVTGLVKPPVDTVFIMGQPWRKFFAESTWNRSMCYIPEDRLGLATMRNQNLVDNLLLTTRKGFARGMWLDKRRAERDTEELIKKYDIRPGRIHALAWQLSGGNLQKAVLARELYRQPRFIVAEQPTQGLDVSATEEVWRRLLEAREMAGVLLVTGDLNEALQLADRIAVMYRGRILGMLPTSEEDTPSRIGPLMAGVLE, from the coding sequence ATGTCCGAATTGCGCTATGTCCGGCCCGCTCGGGTGAGGGCGCTGCCCGATGGGGCCGTGCCCGTGGTCAGGCTTAAGGACGTGACCAAGCGTTTTGGCAAGGTGCTGGCCAACGATGCCATCAACCTTGATATCCACTGCGGCCGCATCAAGGCGCTTCTTGGCGAAAACGGGGCGGGCAAGTCCACCTTGATGAGCATGCTGGCCGGTCGCTACAAGCCCGACTCCGGTTCCATGGAGGTGGATGGTCACCCCGTGCGCTTCGAGTCCTCAAGAGACGCCATCGCCGCCGGGATCGGCATGGTCTACCAGAATTTCATGCTTGTGGATTCCATGACCGTGGCGGAAAACGTGCTGCTCGGCCAGGAGGGTGGGTTTTTCATCAAGCCGGACGAGATGGAGGCTCGGGTGGCCGCCTTGGCCGAGGAATACGGACTGGCCGTTGACGTTTCGCGGCGCATTAGCGACCTGTCCATGGGCGAGCGCCAATTGGTGGAGATTCTCAAGTTGCTTTATCGCAAAAGCCGCATTCTCATCTTTGACGAGCCCACGGCCGTGCTCACGCCCGAGGAGACCAACAGGCTCTTTGAAGCACTGTGGCGCATGACAGAGCAGGGCAAGTCGGTCATCTTTATCAGCCACAAGCTGGAGGAGGTCATTGCCCTGGCCGACGAGATTGCCATCCTCCGGCGTGGTCGAATTGAAGGCGAGCTGGACCCGACCGCCATCGAATCCAAGGCCGAACTGGCCTCGCGCATGGTGGGCAAGGAGGTGCTGCTTGAGGTGGACCGCCAACCTGTAGAGATCGGCGAGCCGGTGCTTGAAATCAGGGACATGACGGGCATTGGGCTGACAGATGTCAACCTGGAGGTGCGTCAGGGCGAGATCGTGGCCGTTGTCGGCGTGGCGGGCAACGGGCAAAAGGAGCTGGTGGAGGCCGTCACGGGGCTGGTCAAGCCGCCCGTTGACACCGTCTTCATCATGGGCCAGCCATGGCGCAAGTTCTTCGCCGAATCCACTTGGAATCGGTCCATGTGCTACATTCCCGAGGATCGGCTCGGTCTGGCCACCATGCGCAACCAGAACCTTGTGGACAACTTGCTGCTGACCACGCGCAAGGGGTTCGCCAGGGGGATGTGGCTCGACAAACGTCGTGCCGAGCGCGACACTGAGGAACTGATCAAGAAATACGATATCCGGCCAGGCCGTATTCATGCCCTGGCCTGGCAACTTTCCGGCGGCAACCTGCAAAAGGCCGTGCTGGCTCGCGAGTTGTACCGCCAGCCGCGCTTCATCGTGGCCGAGCAGCCCACTCAGGGGCTTGATGTTTCGGCCACCGAAGAGGTCTGGCGGCGGCTGCTCGAAGCACGCGAGATGGCGGGTGTTCTCCTGGTCACTGGCGATCTCAACGAGGCGTTGCAACTGGCGGACCGGATCGCCGTCATGTATCGCGGCCGCATCCTCGGCATGCTGCCCACTTCTGAAGAAGACACGCCAAGCCGCATCGGTCCGCTTATGGCCGGAGTTCTGGAATAG
- the dgt gene encoding dGTP triphosphohydrolase: MENGFYTDFDTESIGHGQSRHDKGRTPFEQDRDRIIYSPAFRRLQSKTQVFLSGEFDFYRTRLTHSIEVSQIGRSIVNHLNRSAAELGDGFHIDQDLVESICLAHDIGHPSFGHAGERALNELMRPSGGFEGNAQNLRILVGLFYRQKAVWTGMKPTRAFLDGMLKYKTLFRDSADKDRHFLYDNQEEVLDFISPGMCLRDLFNSGKELNSFKSLECRIMDWADDIAYSVHDLDDSIRAGFISIKKLRNWRDEQAPGLDTEDIGFLDALCDAVLNDGFGPFLARLIGQFIHATALVRRDNPLAERTNRYLYDISVPPEVGQRCKLMQKLARDLVFRTPQVHQLEYKGGIILRKVFAVFEDEYVGKANSILRLLPDHYHAAILGCDDPHGRRRMLCDYISGMTDGFVVRTHKRLFDPGFGSIIDLI; this comes from the coding sequence ATGGAAAACGGTTTTTACACCGATTTCGACACCGAGAGCATCGGACATGGGCAGTCCCGCCACGACAAGGGGCGCACCCCTTTCGAGCAGGACCGAGACCGTATTATCTATTCTCCTGCCTTTCGGCGGCTCCAGTCCAAGACCCAGGTTTTTCTCTCGGGCGAGTTCGACTTTTATCGCACCCGGCTAACCCATTCCATCGAGGTCTCCCAGATCGGGCGTTCCATCGTCAACCATCTCAACCGCTCTGCGGCCGAGCTTGGCGACGGATTTCACATTGACCAGGATCTGGTGGAATCCATCTGTCTGGCGCATGACATCGGACATCCCTCATTCGGCCATGCCGGGGAGAGGGCGCTCAATGAGCTGATGCGCCCGTCCGGGGGCTTCGAGGGCAACGCCCAGAATCTGCGCATCCTGGTGGGCCTGTTCTACCGCCAGAAGGCGGTTTGGACCGGCATGAAGCCCACCAGGGCTTTTCTTGACGGGATGCTCAAGTACAAAACGCTGTTTCGGGATTCGGCCGACAAGGACAGGCATTTTCTCTACGACAACCAGGAGGAGGTGCTCGACTTCATCAGCCCGGGCATGTGCCTGCGTGATCTTTTCAACTCCGGGAAAGAACTGAATTCATTCAAATCATTGGAATGCAGGATCATGGACTGGGCCGATGACATCGCCTATTCGGTCCATGACCTGGATGATTCCATTCGTGCCGGATTCATCTCCATCAAGAAACTGCGCAATTGGCGGGACGAACAGGCACCCGGACTGGATACCGAGGACATTGGGTTTCTCGATGCCTTGTGCGATGCGGTCTTGAACGACGGTTTCGGCCCGTTTCTGGCGCGGCTTATCGGCCAGTTCATCCACGCTACGGCCCTGGTCCGCCGCGACAACCCGCTGGCCGAGAGGACAAATCGCTACCTATACGACATCTCGGTGCCTCCCGAGGTCGGTCAACGCTGCAAACTCATGCAGAAACTGGCCAGAGATCTGGTGTTTCGCACTCCGCAGGTGCATCAGCTCGAATACAAGGGAGGTATCATCCTGCGCAAGGTTTTTGCGGTTTTTGAGGATGAGTATGTCGGCAAGGCGAACTCCATCTTGCGGCTGCTGCCGGATCATTACCACGCGGCCATTCTCGGATGCGACGACCCGCACGGTCGCAGACGTATGCTTTGCGACTATATCTCGGGCATGACCGATGGATTCGTCGTCCGAACCCACAAGCGGCTTTTTGATCCCGGTTTCGGCTCCATAATCGACCTGATCTGA
- a CDS encoding ABC transporter permease — protein sequence MWEFTIPLMAAAVQSGTPILYATLGEMMTEKGGVLNLGVEGIMAVAALAAFVTSFATGSPWLAFLAGGTAGLLFASLHAFVCITCLGNQVVSGLALTILGLGVSTFLGVPYVGLAAPGFDPFAFPLLSAIPVVGDIFFRQDMLVYISFVIPLLFWVFFRRTSLGLHVTATGEMPAAAAAVGLKPVALRYFAVLTGGFLIGLGGAYLSLAYTHLWTNGLSGGRGWIAVALVIFAFWRPGRAVIGAYLFGGVMAFQLRLQAMGTHIPSSLLLMLPYLLTILVLIFSAWRGRRIDAPAALGTNIEPEA from the coding sequence ATGTGGGAATTCACCATACCGCTCATGGCCGCCGCGGTGCAGTCGGGCACACCGATCCTCTACGCCACTCTGGGCGAGATGATGACCGAGAAGGGCGGGGTGCTCAACCTGGGGGTCGAGGGGATCATGGCTGTGGCCGCCCTGGCCGCCTTTGTGACCAGCTTTGCCACAGGTTCGCCCTGGCTCGCCTTTCTGGCTGGCGGTACGGCTGGACTCCTCTTCGCCTCGCTCCACGCCTTTGTCTGCATCACCTGCCTTGGCAACCAGGTGGTTTCCGGCCTGGCCCTGACCATTCTCGGTCTTGGCGTGAGTACCTTTCTCGGCGTTCCCTACGTTGGGCTTGCCGCTCCCGGCTTCGATCCTTTCGCCTTCCCGCTGCTTTCGGCTATTCCCGTGGTCGGCGACATCTTCTTCCGCCAGGACATGCTGGTCTACATTTCTTTTGTCATTCCCTTGCTCTTTTGGGTCTTCTTCCGACGGACCAGTCTCGGGCTTCACGTCACGGCCACGGGGGAAATGCCCGCCGCTGCGGCTGCGGTCGGCCTTAAGCCCGTGGCCTTGCGCTATTTCGCAGTGCTGACTGGCGGATTTCTCATCGGCCTTGGCGGGGCGTATCTTTCGCTGGCCTATACCCATCTGTGGACCAACGGTCTTTCCGGTGGGCGCGGCTGGATCGCCGTTGCTCTGGTCATCTTTGCCTTCTGGCGGCCGGGCCGGGCAGTGATCGGGGCCTATCTCTTCGGCGGGGTGATGGCCTTTCAACTTCGACTTCAGGCCATGGGAACCCACATCCCGTCATCGCTGCTTCTGATGCTCCCTTACCTGCTGACCATTTTGGTGCTCATCTTCTCGGCTTGGCGCGGTCGCCGCATCGACGCCCCGGCCGCTTTGGGCACCAATATTGAGCCGGAGGCCTAG
- the gpt gene encoding xanthine phosphoribosyltransferase: protein MGDQSRYQKMYPVSWEQLQRDCRALSWRLMEKGPWKGIVAITRGGLVPAAIIARELDIRLIDTICLASYDWKNQGTATVLKTVDNDGEGWLLIDDLVDTGKTAQIARDMVPKAHFATVYAKPAGRPMVETFITEVSQDTWILFPWDAGTQFVQPIIQTSG from the coding sequence ATGGGTGACCAGAGCCGCTACCAGAAGATGTATCCCGTTTCCTGGGAACAGTTGCAGCGTGACTGTCGCGCCTTATCGTGGCGGTTGATGGAGAAGGGGCCGTGGAAGGGCATCGTTGCCATCACTCGGGGCGGGCTCGTGCCTGCGGCCATCATCGCCCGCGAACTGGACATCCGTCTCATCGACACCATCTGTCTTGCCAGCTACGACTGGAAGAATCAGGGCACTGCCACGGTACTCAAGACTGTGGATAACGACGGCGAAGGATGGCTGCTCATCGACGACCTTGTGGACACTGGCAAAACCGCGCAGATTGCCCGCGACATGGTGCCCAAGGCCCATTTTGCCACCGTCTATGCCAAGCCCGCCGGGAGGCCCATGGTCGAAACCTTCATTACCGAGGTCAGCCAGGATACCTGGATACTTTTTCCGTGGGATGCCGGCACCCAGTTCGTCCAGCCCATCATCCAGACCTCAGGGTAG
- a CDS encoding homoserine dehydrogenase, with translation MDVIRLGLAGFGTVGTGLARILDINGERIEKRLGKRIEIRRVLVRDLDKTRSFDPGPGVTFTSDPEALVNDPDIDIVVELMGGLDTAKALILKAFAAGKHVVTANKHLLAVDGLELFEAAAASGTGLMFEASCAGGIPIVQTLKENLAGDEIVKMLGIMNGTANYILSEMTTKGMDFTTALDEAKALGYAEADPTFDIEGHDTAHKLCVLIRMAFGVDYPLDTLPVQGISTVTPLDIEFARRFGYRIKLLAHAKKVDDRLEAGVHPALVPYTYLLARVGGNYNAVRLEGNAVGPIMLHGQGAGDLPTGSAVLADIMNLARQTGGRCHMLDNTGFRNQHISMAAIVPPGESESKFYFRFTVADRTGVMAAIARSMAEHGVSIAQAVQDGEAGAEGVPLVIISHETRAEAAEAVIAEVDALDFSVEPCVCFRIL, from the coding sequence ATGGACGTGATACGACTTGGCTTGGCCGGCTTCGGCACCGTCGGCACCGGCCTGGCCCGGATACTGGACATAAACGGAGAGCGCATTGAAAAGCGGCTGGGCAAACGCATAGAGATCAGGCGCGTACTCGTGCGGGATCTCGACAAGACGCGCTCCTTCGATCCCGGCCCGGGCGTGACTTTCACCAGTGATCCCGAAGCCTTGGTCAACGACCCGGACATTGACATCGTGGTCGAGCTGATGGGCGGCCTGGACACGGCCAAGGCGCTGATCCTCAAGGCTTTCGCTGCGGGCAAGCATGTTGTCACGGCCAACAAGCACCTGTTGGCCGTGGACGGCTTGGAACTCTTCGAGGCTGCTGCCGCCAGCGGCACGGGACTCATGTTCGAGGCCAGTTGCGCAGGCGGAATACCCATTGTCCAGACCCTCAAGGAGAATCTGGCCGGCGACGAGATCGTCAAGATGCTCGGCATCATGAACGGCACGGCCAACTACATCCTCTCCGAGATGACCACCAAGGGCATGGATTTTACCACCGCACTGGACGAGGCCAAAGCTCTTGGCTACGCCGAGGCGGACCCCACCTTCGACATCGAAGGACACGATACCGCCCACAAGCTCTGCGTTCTCATCCGCATGGCCTTCGGCGTGGACTACCCCCTGGATACTCTGCCCGTGCAGGGCATCTCCACAGTCACGCCGCTCGACATCGAGTTCGCCCGCCGCTTCGGCTACCGGATCAAGCTGCTGGCCCACGCCAAGAAGGTGGACGACAGGCTCGAAGCGGGAGTCCATCCGGCTCTGGTGCCCTATACCTATCTCCTGGCCCGAGTGGGCGGCAACTACAACGCCGTCCGCCTGGAAGGCAACGCGGTTGGACCTATCATGCTCCACGGGCAGGGTGCAGGCGATCTGCCGACAGGCAGCGCCGTGCTGGCCGACATCATGAACCTCGCCCGCCAGACCGGCGGTCGTTGCCACATGCTTGACAACACGGGCTTTCGCAACCAGCATATCTCAATGGCCGCCATCGTGCCACCGGGCGAATCGGAGTCGAAGTTCTATTTCCGATTCACCGTGGCCGACCGAACAGGTGTCATGGCAGCCATCGCCCGTTCCATGGCTGAACACGGCGTATCCATCGCCCAGGCGGTGCAGGATGGCGAGGCCGGAGCCGAGGGCGTTCCGCTGGTTATCATCAGTCACGAGACCCGGGCCGAGGCCGCCGAAGCCGTCATCGCCGAAGTGGACGCCCTGGATTTCAGCGTCGAACCCTGCGTCTGCTTCAGAATCCTCTAA
- a CDS encoding acyl-CoA thioesterase: MTAAIQFPASSSWYRHYVSYGETDTMGVLYYAEYLHIFERARSFFIREHGMSYAEVERRGIILPVREAQCRYRVPVRFDDEILVHVGITRWNRASMLFGYEVMNHDRTVLHATGMTEHAAVDATGRPVRVPDWLRELFA, from the coding sequence ATGACCGCCGCCATACAGTTTCCGGCCTCGTCCAGTTGGTACCGCCACTATGTCTCCTATGGAGAAACCGACACTATGGGCGTTCTTTACTATGCCGAATATCTGCACATCTTCGAACGCGCACGGAGTTTTTTCATTCGTGAACATGGCATGAGTTACGCCGAGGTGGAACGGCGCGGCATCATCCTGCCCGTGCGCGAGGCCCAATGCCGCTACCGCGTCCCGGTCCGATTTGACGACGAGATTCTCGTCCATGTCGGCATCACTCGGTGGAACCGGGCCTCCATGCTCTTTGGTTACGAGGTCATGAATCATGACAGGACCGTACTCCATGCCACGGGCATGACCGAACACGCCGCCGTGGACGCCACCGGCAGGCCTGTGCGCGTACCAGACTGGCTGCGTGAACTCTTTGCCTGA